One genomic region from bacterium encodes:
- a CDS encoding flagellar biosynthetic protein FliO, translated as MGWIDVLKTIAALAGILGLILGLAYVLRRLNLGGRFSDSSSEGWRILGTKMLGPKRQIYVLEVGSSLLLVGTTEKTMTPLMEIRDPADRQAVIEAVTRKPHGAPSFRDLLKRAES; from the coding sequence ATGGGCTGGATAGACGTACTGAAGACCATCGCCGCACTGGCCGGTATTCTGGGACTGATTCTCGGATTGGCCTACGTGCTCCGTCGTCTAAATCTGGGCGGACGCTTCAGTGATTCCAGCTCTGAGGGCTGGCGGATTCTGGGCACGAAGATGCTCGGACCCAAGCGACAAATCTATGTTCTCGAAGTCGGATCGAGCCTGCTTCTGGTCGGAACGACGGAGAAGACCATGACTCCGCTGATGGAAATCCGCGATCCGGCCGACCGGCAAGCGGTGATCGAGGCGGTGACCCGGAAGCCCCACGGCGCGCCGAGCTTTCGCGACCTTCTCAAGCGGGCTGAATCGTGA
- the fliP gene encoding flagellar type III secretion system pore protein FliP (The bacterial flagellar biogenesis protein FliP forms a type III secretion system (T3SS)-type pore required for flagellar assembly.) → MVKRTFPRSVAVVFGLLVWAHCVAAQQLPSVTFKLSQSSDPSEVVPTLQIIGLMTLMAMAPALILMMTCFTRIVIVMHFVRQAMGANQVPPAQLIVGLSLILSFYVMSPTLNMVNETALKPYMAKTIDQKVALDNAAQPFKDFMLRQVREKDLALFVNLSGQPRPADPSEIGLSVLVPAFVISELRIAFQIGFALYLPFLIIDMVVSSVLLAMGMMMLPPVMVSLPFKILLFVMVDGWYLVVESLVKSFH, encoded by the coding sequence ATCGTGAAGCGCACATTTCCACGCAGCGTCGCGGTTGTTTTCGGCCTTCTCGTTTGGGCGCATTGTGTCGCGGCTCAACAATTGCCCAGCGTGACCTTCAAGCTCTCGCAGTCGTCGGACCCAAGCGAAGTCGTGCCGACGCTGCAGATCATCGGCTTGATGACGCTGATGGCGATGGCGCCGGCGTTGATCCTGATGATGACGTGCTTCACGCGAATTGTCATCGTGATGCACTTCGTTCGTCAGGCGATGGGCGCCAATCAGGTTCCTCCCGCGCAGCTTATCGTCGGACTCTCGCTCATCCTCTCCTTCTACGTGATGTCGCCGACGCTGAATATGGTCAACGAAACGGCCCTCAAGCCGTACATGGCCAAGACCATAGACCAGAAGGTGGCGCTCGACAACGCGGCCCAACCGTTCAAGGATTTCATGCTGCGGCAGGTCCGCGAGAAGGATCTGGCCCTGTTTGTGAATCTGTCCGGCCAACCGCGGCCGGCCGATCCGTCGGAAATCGGACTGAGCGTGCTGGTGCCGGCGTTCGTCATCAGTGAGCTGCGAATCGCCTTCCAGATCGGATTTGCGCTGTATCTTCCCTTTCTCATCATTGATATGGTGGTTTCATCGGTGCTGCTGGCGATGGGAATGATGATGCTGCCGCCGGTGATGGTGAGTTTGCCGTTCAAAATTCTCCTGTTTGTGATGGTGGACGGCTGGTATTTGGTCGTGGAATCGCTCGTCAAGAGTTTTCATTAG
- the fliQ gene encoding flagellar biosynthesis protein FliQ, protein MTQEMALFLTTQALTVALKVSAPMLVAGLIIGIAISIFQAVTQINEMTLAFIPKIVVTALVLLLTIPWMAAEVTDFFRYIFSIIPEVAR, encoded by the coding sequence ATGACTCAGGAAATGGCACTCTTTCTGACCACCCAAGCGCTGACCGTCGCTCTCAAGGTGAGCGCCCCCATGTTGGTGGCCGGTCTCATCATCGGCATCGCGATTTCGATTTTTCAAGCGGTCACTCAGATCAACGAGATGACGCTGGCCTTCATACCCAAAATCGTGGTCACCGCGCTCGTTCTGCTGCTGACCATACCCTGGATGGCGGCCGAGGTCACGGATTTCTTCCGCTACATCTTTTCGATAATTCCCGAGGTCGCGCGATGA